In a genomic window of Salminus brasiliensis chromosome 12, fSalBra1.hap2, whole genome shotgun sequence:
- the rab5c gene encoding ras-related protein Rab-5C — MAGRGGPARTNGATAAGNKICQFKLVLLGESAVGKSSLVLRFVKGQFHEYQESTIGAAFLTQTVCLDDTTVKFEIWDTAGQERYHSLAPMYYRGAQAAIVVYDITNTDTFTRAKNWVKELQRQASPNIVIALAGNKADLANKRAVDFQEAQAYADDNSLLFMETSAKTAMNVNEIFMAIAKKLPKNEPQGGTGPGGRARGGVDLQEAAPQGRSGQCCGGGN, encoded by the exons ATGGCAGGGCGAGGAGGACCGGCGCGGACTAATGGTGCCACCGCCGCCGGAAACAAAATCTGCCAGTTTAAACTGGTCTTACTGGGGGAGTCAGCTGTGGGCAAGTCCAGCTTGGTCCTGCGCTTCGTCAAGGGCCAGTTCCATGAGTACCAGGAGAGCACCATTGGAG CCGCCTTCCTCACACAGACGGTCTGTTTGGATGATACGACAGTAAAGTTTGAGATTTGGGACACAGCCGGACAGGAGCGATACCACAGCCTGGCCCCAATGTACTACAGAGGAGCCCAGGCCGCCATCGTAGTCTACGACATTACTAACACA GATACTTTCACTCGCGCAAAGAACTGGGTAAAGGAGCTACAGAGACAGGCCAGCCCCAACATTGTCATTGCTCTGGCTGGGAACAAGGCTGACCTCGCCAACAAGAGAGCTGTTGATTTCCAG GAAGCGCAGGCGTACGCGGATGACAACAGCCTGCTGTTCATGGAGACCTCCGCTAAGACCGCCATGAATGTCAACGAGATCTTCATGGCCATTG CTAAGAAGCTTCCGAAGAACGAGCCGCAGGGTGGAACAGGGCCTGGCGGGCGAGCCAGAGGCGGAGTTGACTTGCAGGAGGCTGCACCTCAGGGCAGATCCGGCCAGTGCTGTGGAGGCGGAAACTAA